The following proteins are encoded in a genomic region of Anaerolineae bacterium:
- a CDS encoding Thiosulfate sulfurtransferase, rhodanese, with translation MDYQTLISAHELANHLTDPEWAIFDCRFTLGKPERGRQDYLDSHIPGAVYVHLEEELCAPIVKGQTGRHPLLPLEETVKLFSRLGIDQNVQVVAYDDWTPISGAVAARLWWMSRWLGHERVAVLDGGWNAWLAASLPTRSGNETRPPRHFTPNLHLEIYASMADVRAALLYPDWKVFDSRTADRYRGENETIDPVAGHIPGALNAPYVENGTPQGTFRPADELRQRFTQLLGETPAKKTIFYCGSGVTAAVNVLALKHAGLGDARLYVGSWSEWITDPENPVTC, from the coding sequence ATGGACTATCAAACGCTAATCTCAGCCCATGAGCTAGCCAACCATTTGACCGATCCCGAATGGGCAATTTTCGACTGCCGTTTCACTTTGGGTAAGCCCGAACGAGGTCGCCAAGACTACCTTGACTCACACATTCCGGGCGCGGTCTATGTGCATCTGGAAGAAGAGTTGTGCGCCCCAATCGTTAAGGGACAAACCGGGCGTCATCCCTTACTGCCGCTGGAGGAGACCGTTAAATTATTTTCACGCCTTGGTATCGACCAAAACGTCCAGGTGGTTGCCTATGACGATTGGACGCCAATCAGCGGGGCGGTGGCGGCGCGCCTGTGGTGGATGTCGCGCTGGTTGGGTCACGAGCGGGTAGCCGTGTTAGACGGCGGCTGGAATGCCTGGCTGGCCGCCAGTTTGCCCACCAGAAGTGGAAATGAAACGCGCCCTCCCCGCCATTTCACTCCCAACCTGCATTTAGAAATCTATGCCAGTATGGCAGATGTCAGGGCAGCCTTGCTCTACCCTGACTGGAAAGTCTTCGATTCTCGCACTGCCGATCGCTATCGGGGCGAAAACGAAACCATCGATCCGGTTGCCGGACACATACCCGGCGCCCTCAATGCCCCCTACGTAGAAAATGGCACCCCACAAGGCACCTTTCGCCCGGCAGATGAGTTGCGCCAACGCTTTACCCAATTGCTGGGTGAGACCCCTGCTAAAAAGACAATCTTTTATTGTGGATCAGGTGTAACCGCTGCGGTCAACGTTCTGGCTCTCAAACATGCTGGCCTGGGGGACGCTCGACTGTATGTTGGTTCGTGGAGTGAGTGGATAACCGACCCCGAAAATCCAGTCACCTGTTAA
- a CDS encoding NADP-dependent malic enzyme → MANQTQEMSVEELLAKAKKPSADAMILHPFYRGKIETTLKCCVRSFDDFAIWYTPGVAASCRAIAENPELVYEHTNKWNTVAVVSDGTRVLGLGDIGPKAGLPVMEGKALLYKYLGGVDGVPVMIDTKDPEAIINTVLMLQPGWGGVNLEDIAQPKCFRILDTLREKAEIPIWHDDQQGTATVTLAGLINALKVVGKKISEVSIAFIGSGASNVACSRLIFGWGADPARCYMVDSKGILGKHRKDIEMRKAEFVDKWRLCQITNELGREGGIPEAMKGVDVVIGLSQSGPGVILPEWVSTMAKDAIVFACANPVPEIWPWEAKAAGARIVATGRSDFPNQINNSLGFPGIFRGALDVRARTITDEMCFAAAQALAEHIGDDLDEEHIIPTMEDWEVFPREAAAVAMKAQEQGVARVSKTYEELYEHAHKIIKRSRDLTHMMMKEGFIAQAPV, encoded by the coding sequence ATGGCAAATCAAACCCAAGAGATGAGTGTGGAGGAGTTACTGGCAAAAGCCAAAAAGCCCTCCGCAGACGCGATGATTTTGCATCCCTTTTACCGCGGCAAGATCGAAACAACCCTCAAATGCTGTGTGCGATCCTTTGATGATTTTGCGATCTGGTACACGCCCGGTGTGGCTGCATCCTGTCGCGCCATCGCTGAGAATCCGGAGTTGGTATATGAACATACCAACAAGTGGAATACGGTGGCTGTGGTCAGCGATGGAACACGTGTCCTCGGTTTGGGGGATATTGGCCCTAAAGCTGGCTTACCCGTTATGGAAGGTAAAGCCTTGCTGTATAAATATTTAGGTGGTGTAGACGGTGTGCCAGTAATGATCGACACAAAGGACCCGGAAGCTATCATCAACACGGTCTTAATGCTGCAGCCAGGCTGGGGTGGGGTGAATCTGGAAGACATTGCTCAACCCAAGTGCTTCCGCATCCTGGATACCCTGCGTGAAAAGGCTGAGATTCCCATCTGGCATGATGATCAGCAGGGCACAGCGACGGTTACATTGGCTGGTTTGATCAACGCCTTGAAAGTCGTTGGAAAGAAAATCAGCGAAGTGAGCATTGCGTTTATCGGCAGCGGGGCATCGAATGTGGCCTGTTCGCGGTTGATTTTTGGTTGGGGAGCAGACCCGGCGCGGTGTTATATGGTGGACAGTAAAGGCATCCTCGGCAAACATCGCAAGGATATTGAAATGCGCAAGGCGGAGTTTGTGGATAAGTGGCGCTTATGCCAGATCACGAACGAGCTTGGCAGAGAAGGGGGTATCCCCGAAGCCATGAAGGGGGTGGATGTTGTCATCGGTTTATCTCAATCGGGTCCGGGTGTTATCCTGCCTGAGTGGGTTTCGACGATGGCAAAAGATGCGATTGTATTCGCCTGTGCCAACCCGGTACCCGAGATCTGGCCCTGGGAAGCAAAAGCTGCTGGGGCGCGCATTGTTGCCACGGGTCGATCCGATTTCCCCAATCAAATTAACAACTCACTCGGTTTTCCGGGTATTTTCCGCGGCGCATTAGATGTACGCGCCCGCACGATCACGGACGAAATGTGCTTTGCTGCTGCCCAGGCTCTGGCAGAACATATTGGCGACGACCTGGATGAAGAGCACATTATCCCTACCATGGAAGACTGGGAAGTGTTCCCGCGCGAAGCGGCAGCCGTGGCGATGAAAGCCCAGGAGCAAGGCGTTGCTCGTGTCAGTAAAACCTATGAAGAGCTTTATGAACACGCCCACAAGATCATCAAACGCTCGCGCGACTTGACCCACATGATGATGAAAGAAGGCTTTATCGCCCAGGCGCCGGTTTAA
- a CDS encoding Thioredoxin reductase yields MYDLIIIGGGPAGLTAMIYAIRKRLNALLVSKDLGGKTMWRLELPWVEEYQVIKGLEVVNKFKSELEYLSFARHMEAVEKVEKREQGFCVITKGGGELMAKAVIVATGSKQERLGVPGEKEFLMRGLCYSALSYAPLFIDRKTAVIGDGELALRSAAELATVARHVTLIGCSAETLKSALGEKVKNSPNVTILEKYQVIEVKGDRFAEWLVVKSPQGETREIEAEGTFIELGLVPNSQMVADLVKLDPQGRICVDCFCRTSVPGIFAAGDVTDTFAEQVLIAVGEGAKAALSAYDYLLPML; encoded by the coding sequence ATGTACGATTTGATTATCATTGGAGGAGGACCGGCGGGATTGACCGCCATGATCTATGCCATTCGCAAACGCCTCAACGCTTTGCTGGTTTCCAAAGATTTGGGCGGTAAAACCATGTGGCGGTTAGAATTGCCCTGGGTAGAGGAATACCAGGTGATCAAAGGTCTGGAAGTGGTCAATAAGTTCAAAAGCGAGTTGGAGTACCTGAGTTTTGCCCGCCACATGGAAGCGGTCGAGAAGGTGGAAAAACGAGAGCAAGGTTTTTGCGTAATCACGAAAGGCGGGGGAGAATTGATGGCAAAGGCGGTGATTGTTGCGACCGGCAGCAAGCAAGAGCGTCTGGGCGTGCCAGGTGAAAAAGAATTTCTGATGCGAGGTTTGTGCTATTCGGCGTTGAGCTACGCACCGCTCTTTATCGACCGTAAGACAGCTGTTATCGGCGATGGAGAGCTGGCTTTGCGCTCGGCCGCCGAGCTGGCGACAGTTGCCAGGCATGTCACTCTCATCGGGTGCTCTGCAGAGACCCTCAAATCAGCCCTTGGCGAGAAAGTGAAAAACTCGCCTAACGTAACGATTTTGGAGAAATATCAGGTCATAGAGGTCAAGGGTGACCGCTTTGCAGAGTGGTTAGTCGTTAAAAGCCCGCAAGGGGAGACCAGGGAAATCGAAGCGGAAGGAACTTTTATCGAACTGGGATTAGTCCCCAATTCTCAAATGGTGGCTGATTTGGTCAAGCTTGACCCGCAGGGGCGAATCTGTGTGGATTGCTTCTGCCGAACCAGCGTACCTGGTATTTTTGCAGCCGGCGATGTCACGGACACTTTCGCCGAGCAGGTATTGATAGCGGTCGGTGAAGGGGCGAAGGCTGCCCTCAGCGCCTATG